In a single window of the Raphanus sativus cultivar WK10039 chromosome 9, ASM80110v3, whole genome shotgun sequence genome:
- the LOC130500134 gene encoding uncharacterized protein LOC130500134, whose translation MGHSTWFNKSTSGISGSITHMMYSMLQTGYDKWTSIPSSERELWFRQFAQEFTWDSGLTEIVRQHWEKEETIEKSLQNSANRKSDSGGKGIYVHNLGACKNDGNPVDHLVVIKEAYTNKETGQIQDPVIREVIEMVESQKEAFLASQQPLSDDDSRGASNNMSRLQINELVEKKKGRLVGLARRASSCPNSSSQVPYADPLILEQLQNKDQRIGALEEQNATILAELADQKKTNLEIMQKLDRLFPDQ comes from the exons ATGGGACACTCGACTTG gttcAACAAGTCGACCAGTGGGATTAGCGGGAGCATCACCCATATGATGTATTCGATGCTCCAGACGGGATATGACAAGTGGACTTCGATCCCTTCCTCGGAACGGGAGTTGTGGTTTCGTCAGTTCGCG CAAGAATTTACTTGGGACTCCGGCCTGACGGAAATAGTCCGTCAG CACTGGGAGAAGGAAGAGACTATAGAGAAGTCTCTACAGAACTCCGCCAACCGGAAGAGCGATAGTGGCGGGAAAGGTATTTACGTGCACAACCTCGGCGCTTGCA aaaacgaTGGTAATCCCGTCGATCATCTCGTCGTCATTAAGGAGGCGTACACCAACAAAGAGACGGGTCAAATTCAGGACCCGGTGATCAGAGAGGTCATTGAGATGGTGGAATCTCAAAAAGAAGCTTTTCTAGCTTCTCAGCAGCCTCTTTCTGACGACGATTCTAGGGGTGCTTCGAACAACATGTCCCGACTGCAAATCAACGAGCTGGTtgaaaag AAAAAGGGTCGTTTGGTAGGGTTGGCCCGTCGTGCTTCTTCATGTCCGAATTCTTCATCTCAAGTCCCGTACGCCGATCCTTTGATTTTAGAGCAGCTACAGAACAAGGATCAACGGATTGGAGCATTGGAGGAGCAGAATGCTACAATCCTTGCTGAGTTGGCGGATCAGAAGAAGACCAACCTCGAGATAATGCAGAAGTTGGATCGTTTGTTCCCGGATcagtag